Below is a genomic region from Ancylomarina subtilis.
TTATCTATTTTTCTCTAATTTGTAAAATTATTTAAAACGACAAGACTTTTTAAGTTATTGCCTCAAAACCATCATCGAGGACTTATCTCCTGTATCACAGTCCTCTTCCCTGCGAAAAACCCACATAAAAAGAAAGCCAGCAATGCTGGCTTCACTCATTAAACGATTTTTAAGGTTTTTTTTAACTTCGCCCGACACAACGTTTTGTTACTTTTATTCAAGGCTCTTAATTCTAACTTATATCGACCTGATTCTAAGTCAACAGGAATTTGGAAAACCTGCCTATTAAGCGTGTTGCTTATATATAAAGAAACCCTGTATTCGGAACCGTCTTCTTTGAGAAGAAATATACCCTGATATGTATCTGTACTATCCAGTTCCAAAAACTCACCTTGGATTTCAACTATAGAACCTGATCCCAAAGCAGAGAAAAAAGAATTTGAATTAAAACTTTTAAAACTGTAAATTTTGATCTTTGGATCATTTGTTCTACCCAATCGTTTTTTACCAACACCTTTAAGAAGGCTCAACTTATCAAAACAATTATCTGCTATCTCTGTCAAATAATTTGTGTTCAAATAATATTCCATATCCAATTATTTGAAATTAAAAATTTATCAACTAAACATATTTACAATATCGTAAATGAGAGAAAAATGACCAATCTATTCAATTGGTCACATAAATATTGAATATTAAATCAATAATAGATACTTCTACATAAAAAATTAATCGACTATCTATTTTTTAGATACAATACACAAGTTAAAACATAAATATTTACAAAACAACTCAAATTTAAATCACTCACTTAATTATCAATCATTTACCTAAAAAAAAGACTCCGTTACAACTTAAACTTTCAAAATTCTTATACTATTAAATCACGATTCAAACAGCCCCCTTTTAAACCTATCTAAGTCCAGTGTTTATGGGTATAGTCAGTGATATCGAATCGTAATTTAAGCTCTGTTACAAAAAAAAATCCCCCACAATTCTATTTATATCCATAAATAAATCCCGATCTAATAATAGACCGGGATTTTTTTATTGAATTCAAATTAAATTTTATTCTTGTATCACAATCAGAGTTGATTCTGATCGTTCTAAGGCTTCCTTATCAATCCATTCAATTGAAACTGTAAAACTTAAAGCTGTATCCGGATGATCCTTCAAGAAAGGGCTATAATCTAGAACTAAAGACTGTTTCCCATCTTTTTCGATGACTTTTGAAGGAGAAATATACTGTCCACGGGGCATCTTAACACCATCAACAACCCAATTGATACGAATCTCTTCCATTGAAGAAATTTTGCCCATCTTAGCCCAGGTAGGACCAACTTGTTTTAAGTCTCTATCGATAGCAGCCATGATATTAAACGTTTGCTTGGCATCAACAGCTGTTCTAAACTGAATGGTATTGCTACGGCCTACTTTTCCCAGAGGATCCTTGGCTTCAATATAAAAGCTATATTCTGTATCCGACTCTAGGTGTGTTAATAAAATTGAATTATCGTTTGTATTCACATCACTATCAATCTGCCCCGTTCCTCTTGTATTTCCGCCATAGTTAATGTTCCTCTGAAGAGCCGTTCCATTTACATAGTAGGTGTAAACCAAATCGGTAGTTTCGGCATCAGTGGCAAAATTATTCTCTAACTCTAAAAAGCTAAAACCGATTTGTTTTATTCTCAAATCGCTATTCCAAACCGGAGCCTGATTAACCGGACTTGTAAAATCAGTGTTTTTTTCCAAAGCGACACTTCCGTCCGCATATTTTATAGTCAATTGCAAATCGTAATGCGTTTGTTCTGTCAGTTGAGTTAAAACTTTGGTTGTCACACCTTTTCCCCAAACTTCTGTTACGCCATTCAAACGAGCCTCAAAAGTCACATCATCAATCTCATTATTGCCAGTATTCTTCTGATAGAAATCATTTAAATCAATCACAACCTTGTTATATGTCTTGGGATCAATCTTCATTTCAAAATCTATGAATTCCATATATTGAAGCGTTTTAACATCCAACTCTTTATAATAGGTCTTTCCATCGCGTTTCCCAACAACTCTTACTTTATAGCTTGTGTTCGATTGTAATCCATTAAAGGTGTAAGTTAAAAAGTGCCCTGACTTTATTAACTGATCATCCAGAAAAAGCTCATAAGTATCATAAAAAGGTCTCTCGGTGAGACTCCAGTTTAATTCAAACGATCGATGACCTATATTTGTGACATTAAGTTTCACTTCAGGAATCGCTGCAGCTTTTGTCTTAAAAGGAATCGTCTTCTCTTTTTTCGTATCATTTTGTGATTTAGCCACAAGCTTTGCGGTATAATCCGTCTCCGGTTCCAAATTTTTAAAAGTAAACTCGTTTCCCCTTGCATCGTAACTATAAGCAATCCCATTTAAATAAACCTCGTAAGCAATCTCACCTCCTGATGGCAATTCCGAATTCGTCCAAACAAGCTTTGCCTGCGTTTCTGTAACATCCTGTATCTGCAATTCAAATTCACCCGGCACTTCATATTCTTTAGTCGTAAATGAAACTGTTTGCGTGCTTGGAAATATCACACTCTCACTTCGGGCTTCAATCTTGAAGGTATACGACTCTCCTGCCTTCAAGCCACTCGCCAAATATTTTCGTTCTACCAATCCTTTTTTAACAAGCACTCCATTTTCAAGGTAAACATTGTAGGTTACCTTACTGCCATCACTTGCGACACATTCGGTCCAAGTTAAAAGAGCAGAAGTTTGTTTTATATCCTGAGAACTGATTGTAAATTCAGATAAACTTGGAGCAACAAGAGTCGTAAACTCAGAGGTCTTTTCAAGAGTTTTACTATACGCATTTTTAGCCTCTATCTTTAGCTGATAAAGCTTTCCTGCTTCCAATCGGTCGAGTAAAACCTGATTGTCGTTGAAAGCTTCTCCCTTAAAAAAACCATTGACAAATACCTTGTAGCTAAGCACCTCGTTTTTATCGCCTGTTGTTTCCCAACGAACCAATGCTGATTCATAACTGATATCCTCAACGAAAACCCTAAAATCGGCAGGTCCTTCAGCATCCAAGGTTGTAAATTCAATGAGCTTTCTCTTTGTTTTACCATGTTCATTCGTTGCTTCTACAGTTGCAGTATATCGCGTATTAAAACTCAAGGATTTGAATTCATATTCAAAAACCTCAAGTCCATTGCCTTTCTCTACAGCATTCAACAGAACCCTATAAGTCAACTTTTCAGATTCTGATGATCCCCAAACGATTTTCGCTCCGTCATGTGTCACACTTTCCACCGAAAGGGTAAAATCACTGGGATCTGCATAATCATTTGTCGTAAGATCAAGCGTACTTTCAACAGTTTTATTAAACTCATTTTTACCAATCAGTTTTATATGATAGAGTTTATTTCCTTCCAATTCGGAAAAGGTATAAGTCGCAACAGCTAAATTTTCGGCTTTTAACACATCATCCAAATAGATTGCATAAGACAAAGTTTGAGTTGGATCAGAATTCTCCCATGAAACTTTTATTTTATCGGTTGTTAATTCATCCATTTTTAGATGAATAGCTCCCGGAGAAGGTGTGTCTTTTGTCTTTATTGTTTGTGAAACGACTACTTGTGTTTCATAAGTACTTTTGGCAATCACCTCTAAACTATATGTGGTTACTGCTTCCAGATCTTCAAATCGATAGCTTAATTTTTCCAAATCCTTGCCCTTCAACTCATCATTCAGATAAACATCGTATACAATCTTCGAGTTATCAGAAATAAGTGATGCTGTCCATTGAATTTCAGCAAAATCATAACTCATCCCCTTCACTGAAACATAAAAGTTAGTTGGATTTAATTTAATTTCCGCTTCAGGACTTGTTCCATCCTTGCTACAACTCAAAACCAAAACCAAGGCCATTACCATTAGCCATACAAACATCAATCTCACTCGCATAATTCTTTATTTATATTTACAACATCTTAAGGACAATCTAAACAATACCAACACGTACAATAGTTTCATTTTTTCAGCAGTAATTACTAAACAACGACTATTCTATTTAGCAATTCACTGGCATTATATTTTGAAAAGGGACGCAAAGAAAGTTTATTTCACCTAAAAAACAAAGACAGAATCTCCTCATGATTCTGATTTTACACCAATTAACATATTTAGACATACTAACACCAAAAAAAACCGACTTGCAAAAGTCGGTTTTCTGGATTTATAGATAGATAAATTGTTTCCGGAACTGGAAATTTCAACAGGTTTATTCGTAAAAAAGACGAAAACAGTTTCCTATTTCTTAAGAAATTGCTCTCCTGGCCTTTTATTTTCCTCAGGATGTTTGACATCAATCACACCACCAATAAGTGTATAAAATTCGACTCTAAAAGTAACTGGTCCTGTTATGACAACATGATGGTATCGTTCGGGATAAATAACGATTGGATGTTCCGGATCAGCATCGAGTGCCGGTCCATCTTCATCTTCCCATACATATTGACAGTGTCCTTTTTCAACCACCAATAAACCTATTTTTCCTTTGGGTGCTAAATGCGATTTCAGGATCGCTTCTTTAACGGTTATTTCTGTCATTGATGGCGTACTGCCAACTTTGACTGCCGATTTGGGTAATGATTCATTTTGATAATTCATCTTCTTATTTTTATTTAATCTCCATTAGAAACTCTCATCAAATCTAAAACCTTTTTCTCAATCATGAATATGATCCAAATCACATCCGGCATTTAATCATCACTTAAGTGGCATATTGCAGTTGAATTAGTTTGCTGTATTTTCCATCCGGAATCATCATCAGCGTATCGTGTGTGCCCTGTTCGACGATCTCACCTTGCTCCATAACGATAATCTCATCCGCATTTCTAACCGTAGACAAGCGGTGCGCAATTACAATGGAAGTTCTCCCTTTCATTAGTTTCTCCAGGGCTTCCTGAACCAGTTGCTCCGATTCAGAATCGAGAGAAGATGTGGCTTCATCCAGAATTAGAATTTTAGGATCTTTTAAAATGGCACGTGCAATAGCAATACGTTGGCGCTGCCCCCCCGAAAGCTGAGTGCCTCGCTCACCGACTATGGTGTCAAACCTCTCAGGGAAACGATCGATAAACTCCAACGCATTGGCCTTTTTCGCAGCCTGATAGATTTCCTCCTCAGAGGCGCCGGGTTTTCCATAGGCAATGTTTTCACTGATACTTCCTCCAAACAAAAAGATATCCTGAGGAACCAGAGAAATCTGACTTCTTAATGCGGATAGCGGATAGTCGTAACTATCAAGCTGATCGAAGAATAAGCTGTTTTGGGGTGGACGATGTAACATCAACAGAAGGGATGCCAAGGTACTTTTCCCTGCCCCGCTATGGCCAACAAGGGCAATCATCTTATTGCTCTCAATCTCCAGATTAATATGATTCAGAACCGCTTGCTCTCTTCTCGAAGGATAAGCAAAATTCAAATCCTTCAGGCTAATTTTCCCCTGCATTCTATATATGGGGTCAATCTCGCTGATATTCTGAATATCTTCAGGTGTTTCATCATAGATTTTAAACAAATCTTCGGTAGCACCAATAAATTTCTGAATGTTAGCATACACTGTAGCCAATCCACTGATGGTTCCCCCTACAAAAACGGAATAAATCACAAAGGAAAACAGATCGCCGGCCTGCATCTCTCCTGCTTGCAGTAAACGGGAGCCTTGCCACACCATGGCAGCAATGGCCCCAAACAAACCCAGAATAATAAAAGAGGTAAAGGCCCCGCGATACTTGCCTCTCGTCATGCCTAGATCGGCAATTTCGAGGGTTTTCTTTTTGTAACGGGCAATTTCAACATATTCGTTGGTAAAGGCTTTTACAGATTGAATACCCTGCAAGGTCTCTTCGATAATGGTGTTTGAATCGGCCAGTTTGGTTTGAACATCCTTAGAGAATTTCCGAATGAACTTACCAAAAAATCGTGCTGCAATCATGGTGGGTGGCAAAGTGATCAGCATAAAAGCCGTTAATTTTATCGATATAATACCCAAGAGGATAATCCCACCCGTGATTACAATAATCTGACGGATAAAATCGGCCAGAGTCGTTGTCATCGTATCCTGAAGGAGAATCACATCAGCTGATATTCTGCTGTTGAGCTCCCCCACTCGCCTGCGTTCGAAAAACTGCAAAGGCAGTTTGATTAGATGACGGTAGGTGGCCTGTCGCAAAGCTGCTAAAGATTTTTCGGTGACATTTACAAATAGGACGATACGGAAATAAGCAAAAGTGGCTTGAAGAACTAAAACAAGCGCAATCAGAATAGCCGTTTGATTCAGACTCTGCCCAAGAGTTGTGCTATTGCCCGTGTTTACCAAATCGCCAAGAAGCTTGGGAAAAGCCAGGCTGGCTAAACTCGATCCCAATAGAAAAAAAACACCTAAAAAGTATTGCCCTCGGTAGGGTTTAATGTACTTGTATAACCTTAAGGCTGATTTGATGCCTGATTTATTTATTTTCCCTTTGGGTACATTCGATGTATCTGCGCCGTGTGATCTTGCCATGCTTCAATTTCGTTATTTGGTATTATTCTTAATAATAACCAAAATTATTGAGAAAGCATTTATCTGAAATACATTTTTAATTGAATTCACCAGATAAATTCAAGCTCTGCAAAATATCACAGTCATCAAGAGAAATTTCATCATATTACTTCTGACCATCATCTGCCGTTCCCGATCGATTAAGTCAAAACGAATAGTCGTATCTTTATAAAGCCTCAGCTTGCAGCCAGCCCAAACAGACTACAGTTTAAATATGTCAGAAGGACGAAAGGAATGAATAAAAAAACGCCAACAGAAAACAACAAGGGCATTAAAAAGGAAATGACATTCCGTTTTTATGCCGAGCTAAACGATTTTCTGCCGCCCCATCGGAAACAAAAAGCCTTTGTACAGGCTTTCAAAACACCTATTTCCGTTCGCGAGACCATCGAATCGCTAGGCATTCCTCTATCTGAGGTCGACTTGATACGCGTGAATGATCTGTCTGTTGGTTTCAATCACAAACTGAAGGAAGGTGACTACATCTCTGTCTTTCCGGTTTTTGAAAGCATCGATATTTCAACGATCACCAAAGTGCGAAAATCAGCCTTACGCAACACTCTTTTTGTTGTGGATGCCCATTTGGGTAAACTGGCCAAATACCTGAGAATGCTTGGATTCGACACCCTTTACAGAGCAGATATACACGACAAAGAAATTATTGCCGTTGCCAAAAAAGAAAGACGCATTATCCTCACACGAGATAAACCCTTACTGAGATCGAAAGAGGTCAGTCATGGCTATTTTGTTAGATCCATCGAAAAGCATGAACAACTTAGAGAGGTCGTAAACAAATTTGATCTGAAAAGTCAGTTCCGCTCCTTTACGCGCTGCATGACATGCAACACGCCTCTTATAAAAGCTGACAAGGCGGAAATTCAAGATAAAGTGGACAAAGAGATAAGCAATAATTTTAAAGTCTTTTATTATTGCCCGCTTTGCGATAAGCTGTATTGGGAAGGCTCCCATTTTAAGCGAATGGAAGCCTATATCAGGAAATTAATTGAATAAAGAGATTTAAGGAACGCGGTGTAATCACTAAGCTGTACAGGTAAAACTGAAACGGATTAGTTTTATGACCACCCACACGATAAATTGACTTCGTCGAACTTCGTTTCGTGCGTTAGAAAGGGTTTGCATTCGCAAAGCACAAGCTACAAGCTTGCGCTAGCGGGAAAGCTGTTTTGCTATTTGCATTAATTCTTCAGATTTCATTCAATAAAACCAAATAACACTTAATTAGGTTTTGTCCCTCCTGAAGAGGACAACAACCAATCTATTTTTGATGGCCGACTTGGGCTTCCACCATTTCGCCAATAGTCTTTATCGTTTTGCTGATCCCCGTAAAAATACCCATCAGATTGCTCCATAGGTCTCTGTCTTGAATATTTACCTGTTTTATTATTATACCAATAGCCCTTCCACCAAGTTGTTCTTCCATCATGATTTCCCCAATAGGCCTGAGAACTTTTAGGACTGGGCATGGTATAACGCCAGCCTTGCAAATACATTTTAACTGCAACCACCAAAGTTTGCTTATCAACGCTAACACCACTTCGTAAAAAATTTGGGATCTGATTGTTTCCCAATTTTGAAAAATCAAAATCGTAGCTGACGCCCTTAAAATACTCCCATGTTTTGTTAGGATGCACAACAATCTTTCTCCCATTAGCCAAGCTCACAACTTGGTCTTGAGCCAAAGCCTGTTGCTGAAACGAAAAAATAAAAGCAAGTGTCATCAACACCAGCCAACTCATTCTCTTATTCTGTTTTTTCATATTAAAATTTTATTCTTAATTATCCTAAACAAACCCGACAGGTTAATTTACAAGATGTAAGTAAACCTATCGGGTTTCAAAAAAAGCCCCCGCTGCCGCACGATTGTATCGTGTGGTAGCGAGGATACGTTATGCTTTAATTTCTGCTATGCAGAACACGAGCTACAAGCTAGCGCTAGCGGTGTATATTTTTTGTAATCTGCTAATCCTAGCAGATTACAATCATGTTTTATCAATCATCCTATAAGAATAATTAAAAGCAGTTGCATTTTCATCTACCGGTTCAATTTTCTCTAATTTTCTTAATTTCTGGAATGCCTTCTTAATTTTATTAACATCATCTTCACCACTTAACTCTCTCACTAATCGATTCGTTATTGTTCTATTCTTAGAATCCTCTGAAAGATAATTTAGAATTATATCTTCCAAAGATGCTAGCTTTTTATGCTGAATTGTAATTTTTACTGAATTATCCAATTCTTCGATAATTGGATCTATCAACCCTGCCTTTTTCATCTCATTTTTAACGGTATCGAGACCTTCACCAATATCATGATTTACTGGGTCAGGCAGATTATGCAAAAGCCTAACTATATTAGGATTTCTCGAAAAACGTTCGTCATATATATTATTTAAAGTAATATATCCTGGTAGTTTCCCAGGACTTATAACTTCAATTCTATTATCAAATATTCTAATATGTATATCATCATTTAAGCTATAATCACGATGGATTACGGCATTAACTAAAATTTCATGAATTGCTTTGCTTGGATAAATTAGTTTTTCCAATCCCCCGTTAACTGTGATAGATGTATCCTTTAATAATTCATGTACTAACTTAATAGCCTCATATATTTGACTTTCTATTGGCCCATTTATTGTTCTAGGAGCTTCCTTTAATTGTTCCCTTTTATATGAATCATCGCTTGTCAAAAGGCGATATACTTTTATGGCACATCGAGTATCTAATGTCGCCTGAGGTTCTTCTTCAAATAATAAGGCACACGCTACATTAGGTTTTAGCTCTTTTTCACGGAGGCTTAATAATCTTTGTTTTTTAAGAAAAATTGGAACATCCAAATTCGATTTAACGCGCACCATGTACTCGAAAAGAATTTCATTGTATTCATATTCATCCACTTCTAAAATATCAATAGGTTGCTTTTCATAAACTAAAGCACCCTTTGCATATCCCAATTGAGTAATTCTATCTCCTTTAATCTTTTCTTTCCGTGCATTTATTCTCAAAAAACAATCACCATTAGAGCAATAATGAACTTTGGAACTTTTGGGAATATTTAAGTGTAGAACAAATCCCTGATCATTAAAATCTATAAACTCCACATCCACATTTTCTACGGCTGGTTCTGTTAATTCAAGTACGGTATGTAGAATATCATTTGCTTCTTCTTTTGTTTGAAATCCTTTTAATCTTCCTTTTTCTATTTTTGGATCTTCTACCCCAATCCAGATTTCGCCTCCGTCAGCGTTTGCAAAGGCGACAAATGTTTCTTGTAACTTAGAAGGCTTTATGTCTTTGCTTTTCAAATCATTAAAATGATCTTCATTTATTTCTAACAATTTATTATACTCATCTTTTCCAGGTTGTCTTGTTTCCATAATCTATTTTTTCTAATTACGTAATTAGTTTCTTTAGCTTGCAGCCAACTCGTTTATAACAAGTAAAAGCTTATTATTTCTCCAATAACTTATTTAAAAGTGATGCTATTACCCATATGACAGGCAAACCACAGCTCTTTTTCAAAGCATAATAAAAATAGACATAATTTCAATTAAAGAAGAACAAAACTATTAATCAAAATTAAATCAGAATGGCTCTACATAAATAAAGCATAAAAACAGGAACAAATAAACCAGCTGATTGAAGCTATCAGCACGTAATAGGACATTTCACACTGTCTGTTTCACCCTTGCAGAGTGCAACCTACCACCTACATCAACGACTTTACCCTCAGGGAAACCACTATGAGCAGCAAAACATCGATTTTACCGCCCAATATGCCAATTCTACCACGAAAACTGTCGATTCTACCTTCAGGGAATGGATTTTACCAGTCACTTAATCAATTCTACCGAAGACTTTATCCATCCTAAGCTATACCCGACTGTTTTACCATAAAAGAAAGATAAACAACGATCTATCTTCTTTAATTCACAAACTTATGTTTGTTTAAAATTTCATTTTATCATTCTAAATAAGTAATTTAAATCTCGGTTGAGTTAAACCTAAACTATTTTATCATCTTTAAAAATCAAAAGAAATGGTAACAAATCGATCAGAATCATTTTTTTTTAGAACGTGTCCGTATTGCATTGACCAATGCAGAAACACAGCCTAAAGTTAAAGCGGCCCTGGCCGAATTCGGTGTTGATGATGCCAAATTTACTGAGGGATGGCAAATTTATAATCTGGCTAAAGAGAATTGGGAGCTTAATAAGCAAGAAGAGTCGGAGACTCGCCTGGTATCGAATGCCTACCATACTGCCTACGGGGAGTTGGAAATGAAGTTTAAAAGACATCGTGACTTAAGTCAGATTCTGTGTAAGAGAGACCCGGATATACTCATACAATTGGGGGTTAAAGGTCGATTCCCGACCAAGTACAACGAATTCTTCGACAAGGTCAAGTTGTTCTATACAACTATTAAAACAGACACTGCTATTCAGACTAAACTGGCAATGATTAAACTCACTCCTGAAATTGCGACGGCTTGCCTGGCAGAACTGGATACCCTACTGGGTTTGCGCGCCGAATTCGATCGCGAGATGGGAGAATCTCAAGCTGCTACCGTATCGAAAAATACCGCACTTCACAATTTAAGTGATTGGATGGATGAGTTTGACACCTTAGCAAAAGTTGCCCTTTACGATACCCCACAGCGCCTGGAAGTTTTAGGTATTCTGGTTAAAAGCTAACAGCCCTCTATAACAAACAAAAAGCCGACTCGCAAAAGTCGGCTTTGTTTTGAAATTTAAGGCTTGAAAAATCTATTGCAGCAACTGTTCGTTTATTTTAGATCGGAACAATTCTCTATCAAAAGGTTTACTAATAAAATCGGAACAGCCACAGGCAAAAGCTTTGTTTCTATCTGCTTCGGTTGAATATGCGGTTTGGGCTATTATGGATAAATTCGGTCTAAACTCTTTTATGCGTTCTGTTGCTTCGTAGCCATCCATCTCAGGCATTTTTATATCCATCAGTATCAAATCGACCTGTGGGTTCGATTTGCAAATTGCAACAGCTTCTACACCATTTATAGCCCTGATAATATTCACTTTCATGTCTAAAAAGAATTTTTCTAATAAGACAAAATTAGAATCTTCATCCTCGGCAATTAAAACCGTTTTGGGCTTTGTAAATTCAGACTTCACCTCATTAAGAGGGAGC
It encodes:
- a CDS encoding Mut7-C RNAse domain-containing protein, giving the protein MNKKTPTENNKGIKKEMTFRFYAELNDFLPPHRKQKAFVQAFKTPISVRETIESLGIPLSEVDLIRVNDLSVGFNHKLKEGDYISVFPVFESIDISTITKVRKSALRNTLFVVDAHLGKLAKYLRMLGFDTLYRADIHDKEIIAVAKKERRIILTRDKPLLRSKEVSHGYFVRSIEKHEQLREVVNKFDLKSQFRSFTRCMTCNTPLIKADKAEIQDKVDKEISNNFKVFYYCPLCDKLYWEGSHFKRMEAYIRKLIE
- a CDS encoding ABC transporter ATP-binding protein; this translates as MARSHGADTSNVPKGKINKSGIKSALRLYKYIKPYRGQYFLGVFFLLGSSLASLAFPKLLGDLVNTGNSTTLGQSLNQTAILIALVLVLQATFAYFRIVLFVNVTEKSLAALRQATYRHLIKLPLQFFERRRVGELNSRISADVILLQDTMTTTLADFIRQIIVITGGIILLGIISIKLTAFMLITLPPTMIAARFFGKFIRKFSKDVQTKLADSNTIIEETLQGIQSVKAFTNEYVEIARYKKKTLEIADLGMTRGKYRGAFTSFIILGLFGAIAAMVWQGSRLLQAGEMQAGDLFSFVIYSVFVGGTISGLATVYANIQKFIGATEDLFKIYDETPEDIQNISEIDPIYRMQGKISLKDLNFAYPSRREQAVLNHINLEIESNKMIALVGHSGAGKSTLASLLLMLHRPPQNSLFFDQLDSYDYPLSALRSQISLVPQDIFLFGGSISENIAYGKPGASEEEIYQAAKKANALEFIDRFPERFDTIVGERGTQLSGGQRQRIAIARAILKDPKILILDEATSSLDSESEQLVQEALEKLMKGRTSIVIAHRLSTVRNADEIIVMEQGEIVEQGTHDTLMMIPDGKYSKLIQLQYAT
- a CDS encoding ATP-binding protein — encoded protein: METRQPGKDEYNKLLEINEDHFNDLKSKDIKPSKLQETFVAFANADGGEIWIGVEDPKIEKGRLKGFQTKEEANDILHTVLELTEPAVENVDVEFIDFNDQGFVLHLNIPKSSKVHYCSNGDCFLRINARKEKIKGDRITQLGYAKGALVYEKQPIDILEVDEYEYNEILFEYMVRVKSNLDVPIFLKKQRLLSLREKELKPNVACALLFEEEPQATLDTRCAIKVYRLLTSDDSYKREQLKEAPRTINGPIESQIYEAIKLVHELLKDTSITVNGGLEKLIYPSKAIHEILVNAVIHRDYSLNDDIHIRIFDNRIEVISPGKLPGYITLNNIYDERFSRNPNIVRLLHNLPDPVNHDIGEGLDTVKNEMKKAGLIDPIIEELDNSVKITIQHKKLASLEDIILNYLSEDSKNRTITNRLVRELSGEDDVNKIKKAFQKLRKLEKIEPVDENATAFNYSYRMIDKT
- a CDS encoding DUF4469 domain-containing protein, whose protein sequence is MEYYLNTNYLTEIADNCFDKLSLLKGVGKKRLGRTNDPKIKIYSFKSFNSNSFFSALGSGSIVEIQGEFLELDSTDTYQGIFLLKEDGSEYRVSLYISNTLNRQVFQIPVDLESGRYKLELRALNKSNKTLCRAKLKKTLKIV
- a CDS encoding fibronectin type III domain-containing protein produces the protein MRVRLMFVWLMVMALVLVLSCSKDGTSPEAEIKLNPTNFYVSVKGMSYDFAEIQWTASLISDNSKIVYDVYLNDELKGKDLEKLSYRFEDLEAVTTYSLEVIAKSTYETQVVVSQTIKTKDTPSPGAIHLKMDELTTDKIKVSWENSDPTQTLSYAIYLDDVLKAENLAVATYTFSELEGNKLYHIKLIGKNEFNKTVESTLDLTTNDYADPSDFTLSVESVTHDGAKIVWGSSESEKLTYRVLLNAVEKGNGLEVFEYEFKSLSFNTRYTATVEATNEHGKTKRKLIEFTTLDAEGPADFRVFVEDISYESALVRWETTGDKNEVLSYKVFVNGFFKGEAFNDNQVLLDRLEAGKLYQLKIEAKNAYSKTLEKTSEFTTLVAPSLSEFTISSQDIKQTSALLTWTECVASDGSKVTYNVYLENGVLVKKGLVERKYLASGLKAGESYTFKIEARSESVIFPSTQTVSFTTKEYEVPGEFELQIQDVTETQAKLVWTNSELPSGGEIAYEVYLNGIAYSYDARGNEFTFKNLEPETDYTAKLVAKSQNDTKKEKTIPFKTKAAAIPEVKLNVTNIGHRSFELNWSLTERPFYDTYELFLDDQLIKSGHFLTYTFNGLQSNTSYKVRVVGKRDGKTYYKELDVKTLQYMEFIDFEMKIDPKTYNKVVIDLNDFYQKNTGNNEIDDVTFEARLNGVTEVWGKGVTTKVLTQLTEQTHYDLQLTIKYADGSVALEKNTDFTSPVNQAPVWNSDLRIKQIGFSFLELENNFATDAETTDLVYTYYVNGTALQRNINYGGNTRGTGQIDSDVNTNDNSILLTHLESDTEYSFYIEAKDPLGKVGRSNTIQFRTAVDAKQTFNIMAAIDRDLKQVGPTWAKMGKISSMEEIRINWVVDGVKMPRGQYISPSKVIEKDGKQSLVLDYSPFLKDHPDTALSFTVSIEWIDKEALERSESTLIVIQE
- a CDS encoding DUF1971 domain-containing protein; amino-acid sequence: MNYQNESLPKSAVKVGSTPSMTEITVKEAILKSHLAPKGKIGLLVVEKGHCQYVWEDEDGPALDADPEHPIVIYPERYHHVVITGPVTFRVEFYTLIGGVIDVKHPEENKRPGEQFLKK